From a region of the Solanum stenotomum isolate F172 chromosome 2, ASM1918654v1, whole genome shotgun sequence genome:
- the LOC125854531 gene encoding zinc-finger homeodomain protein 2-like, producing MEFDEDQEEQEQEIGAAGAENYVTTGNNSGREEGISTSSIGRKSNVRYRECLKNHAVGIGGHALDGCGEFMPAGEEGTMDALKCAACNCHRNFHRKEAEGEVFHHTPPPHLTHHHHPQFSPFSSYRTTHHPSGYLHVNPPPHQRPLALPSTSRDDEDMSNPSSSGGGGGGGSGGVGGSRKRFRTKFTGDQKDKMLAFAERLGWRMQKQDEALVQQFCAETNIKRHVFKVWMHNNKHTLGKKP from the exons ATGGAATTTGATGAAGACCAAGAAGAGCAGGAACAAGAAATTGGCGCAGCGGGAGCAGAAAATTATGTAACAACGGGGAACAATAGTGGAAGAGAAGAAGGGATTTCCACTAGTAGTATTGGTAGAAAAAGTAATGTTAGGTATAGAGAGTGTTTGAAGAATCACGCGGTCGGCATAGGTGGCCACGCCCTAGATGGGTGTGGCGAATTTATGCCGGCCGGTGAAGAAG GTACTATGGATGCACTTAAATGTGCGGCGTGTAATTGCCACAGGAATTTCCACCGTAAGGAAGCGGAAGGTGAGGTATTTCATCATACCCCACCTCCCCACCTTACTCACCATCACCACCCCCAATTTTCACCTTTTTCTTCTTATAGAACCACCCATCATCCGTCTGGTTACCTACATGTTAACCCACCCCCACATCAGCGCCCTTTGGCGCTGCCATCTACTTCTAGGGACGACGAAGATATGTCGAATCCTAGTAGTAGTggtggtgggggtgggggtgggagtGGTGGGGTGGGTGGTTCAAGAAAGAGGTTTAGGACAAAGTTCACAGGAGACCAAAAGGATAAAATGTTGGCATTTGCGGAAAGATTGGGATGGCGTATGCAGAAGCAAGATGAGGCATTAGTGCAGCAGTTTTGTGCAGAGAcaaatatcaagagacatgttTTCAAAGTTTGGATGCACAACAACAAGCACACTCTTGGtaaaaaaccctaa